In one Umezawaea sp. Da 62-37 genomic region, the following are encoded:
- a CDS encoding LysR substrate-binding domain-containing protein, giving the protein MSDPLPAPIDLDLRLVRYFTAVAGHRHFGRAAEALHITQPSLSRQVRQLERVLGARLFDRTPQGTLLTEAGEVFLPRAKALLRSAAQAAVDTRAAARPSRFTIGHTTGLDVGPAVHELRRAHPDAEVHTLHLAWDQPREALLGHRVDAAVSRLPLDTAGLHVTVLFDEPRVLLLPRHHRLAGRESATLDDIADEPLSRLTDPAWNAYWRIDPRPDGSPAPDGPFVEAVEDKLELVAAGQAVAIVAASLGALRMQPDLTTVPLLGVDPSHVVLATRAGDNGRLVAAFRKCAHARLTGVDG; this is encoded by the coding sequence GCACCGGCACTTCGGCCGCGCCGCGGAGGCGCTGCACATCACCCAGCCGTCGCTGAGCAGGCAGGTCCGGCAGCTCGAACGGGTGCTCGGCGCCCGCCTGTTCGACCGCACGCCCCAGGGCACCCTGCTCACCGAGGCGGGCGAGGTGTTCCTCCCGCGCGCCAAGGCGCTGCTGCGGTCGGCCGCCCAGGCCGCGGTCGACACCCGCGCCGCCGCCCGCCCCAGCCGGTTCACCATCGGCCACACCACCGGCCTCGACGTGGGCCCGGCGGTGCACGAGCTGCGCCGCGCGCATCCCGACGCCGAGGTGCACACCCTGCACCTGGCGTGGGACCAGCCGCGCGAGGCCCTGCTCGGGCACCGGGTGGACGCCGCTGTGAGCAGGCTGCCGCTCGACACCGCGGGGCTGCACGTGACGGTGCTGTTCGACGAGCCCAGGGTGCTGCTGCTCCCCCGCCACCACCGGCTGGCGGGCAGGGAGTCCGCCACGCTGGACGACATCGCCGACGAACCGCTCTCTCGGCTGACCGACCCGGCCTGGAACGCCTACTGGCGCATCGACCCCCGTCCCGACGGCAGCCCGGCGCCCGACGGGCCGTTCGTCGAGGCCGTCGAGGACAAGCTCGAACTCGTCGCCGCGGGCCAGGCGGTGGCGATCGTGGCGGCGAGCCTCGGCGCGCTGCGCATGCAACCCGACCTCACCACGGTCCCGCTGCTCGGCGTCGACCCGAGCCACGTCGTGCTGGCGACCCGCGCGGGCGACAACGGTCGTCTCGTGGCCGCGTTCCGCAAGTGCGCCCACGCCCGTCTGACCGGCGTTGACGGCTGA
- a CDS encoding ATP-dependent Clp protease ATP-binding subunit: MADDWFDSLDDLVGRLFSGLGGPGQAGSSTRRTDSFGRDLTAEARDGLLDPVVGREDVIDEVLEVLSRRTKNNPVLIGDPGVGKTAIVEGIAQRMASGDVPATLEGRRLISLDLAGMVAGSKYRGEFEERLQGVIDEVSVANRMVVLFIDELHTLVGAGSAEGAPMDAANMLKPALSGGRLQVVGATTVEDYRRHIAKDPALERRFQPILVAEPSREEAIEILRGLRGRYESHHGVRVTDEALVAAVELSTRYIADRFLPDKAVDLVDRAGSRVRLREKSAAPDPAPLERKVANLERDIAAATAQDDDGRVLYLEDELARATADLETARAAMVDAPTVDANDVAEVVSRSTGIPVSRLTEAERHRLLHLEEHLHQRIVGQDEAVEAVADAVRQGRAGLKHPDRPIGSFLFLGPTGVGKTEVARALAEALFGSRDRLIRFDMSEFSQQHTVTRLTGAPPGYVGYDDAGQLTGAVRRTPYSVLLLDEIEKAHPDVFNTLLQVLDAGRLTDAQGRTADFANTAIIMTSNIGAEQLLAAASSGRSAEDVRDPLMTTVRRYFRPEFLNRLDEIILFRGLDADQLRQITGLLLEETRERLREQDITLEVDEQAVDWLAARGYAPEYGARPLRRTIGRELDRRLSRALLAGELRAGQHVVVGIADSAPVLTVTDRTTGSEG; encoded by the coding sequence ATGGCTGACGACTGGTTCGACTCACTGGACGACCTGGTCGGCAGGCTCTTCAGCGGGCTGGGAGGACCGGGGCAGGCGGGGTCGTCGACCCGGCGGACCGACAGCTTCGGCCGCGACCTGACCGCCGAGGCCCGCGACGGCCTGCTGGACCCGGTGGTCGGGCGCGAGGACGTGATCGACGAGGTCCTGGAGGTGCTGTCGCGGCGCACCAAGAACAACCCGGTGCTGATCGGCGACCCCGGCGTCGGCAAGACCGCGATCGTCGAGGGCATCGCGCAGCGGATGGCGAGCGGCGACGTCCCGGCCACGTTGGAGGGCAGGCGGCTGATCTCGTTGGACCTGGCGGGCATGGTCGCCGGGTCGAAGTACCGCGGCGAGTTCGAGGAGCGCCTCCAGGGCGTGATCGACGAGGTGTCGGTGGCCAACCGGATGGTGGTGCTGTTCATCGACGAGCTGCACACCCTGGTGGGCGCGGGCAGTGCCGAGGGCGCGCCGATGGACGCCGCGAACATGCTCAAGCCCGCGTTGAGCGGCGGCAGGCTCCAGGTCGTCGGCGCGACCACGGTCGAGGACTACCGGCGGCACATCGCGAAGGACCCGGCGCTGGAACGGCGTTTCCAGCCCATCCTGGTCGCCGAGCCCTCGCGCGAGGAGGCCATCGAGATCCTGCGGGGGCTGCGCGGCCGCTACGAGAGCCACCACGGCGTGCGCGTCACCGACGAGGCGCTCGTCGCGGCCGTGGAGCTGTCCACCCGCTACATCGCCGACCGGTTCCTGCCGGACAAGGCCGTCGACCTGGTCGACCGGGCGGGGTCGCGGGTCCGGCTGCGGGAGAAGTCCGCGGCACCCGATCCGGCCCCGCTGGAGCGGAAGGTCGCCAACCTCGAACGGGACATCGCCGCCGCCACCGCGCAGGACGACGACGGGCGTGTGCTCTACCTGGAGGACGAACTGGCCCGCGCGACCGCCGACCTGGAGACGGCGCGCGCCGCCATGGTCGACGCGCCGACGGTCGACGCCAACGACGTGGCGGAGGTGGTGTCACGCAGCACCGGCATCCCGGTCTCGCGGCTCACCGAGGCCGAGCGGCACCGCCTGCTGCACCTGGAGGAGCACCTGCACCAGCGAATCGTCGGCCAGGACGAGGCCGTCGAGGCGGTCGCCGACGCCGTCCGCCAGGGCCGCGCGGGCCTCAAGCACCCGGACCGGCCGATCGGCTCGTTCCTGTTCCTGGGCCCCACCGGCGTGGGCAAGACCGAGGTGGCGCGCGCTCTGGCCGAGGCGCTGTTCGGCTCGCGCGACCGGTTGATCCGGTTCGACATGAGCGAGTTCTCCCAGCAGCACACGGTGACCCGGCTGACCGGCGCCCCTCCCGGCTACGTGGGCTACGACGACGCGGGCCAGCTCACCGGCGCCGTCCGCCGCACCCCGTACTCGGTGTTGCTGCTCGACGAGATCGAGAAGGCCCACCCGGACGTCTTCAACACCCTGCTCCAGGTGCTGGACGCCGGGCGGCTGACCGACGCGCAGGGGCGCACCGCCGACTTCGCCAACACCGCGATCATCATGACCAGCAACATCGGTGCCGAGCAGCTGCTCGCCGCAGCGTCGTCGGGGCGTTCCGCGGAGGACGTGCGCGACCCGTTGATGACGACCGTGCGCCGCTACTTCCGGCCCGAGTTCCTCAACCGGCTGGACGAGATCATCCTGTTCCGCGGGCTGGACGCCGACCAGCTGCGGCAGATCACGGGGCTGCTGCTGGAGGAGACGCGGGAACGCCTGCGCGAGCAGGACATCACGCTGGAGGTCGACGAGCAGGCCGTCGACTGGTTGGCGGCACGCGGTTACGCGCCGGAGTACGGCGCCCGGCCGTTGCGCCGCACGATCGGCCGCGAACTGGACCGGCGGCTGTCGCGCGCGCTGCTGGCCGGGGAACTGCGCGCCGGTCAGCACGTGGTCGTCGGCATCGCCGACTCGGCGCCGGTGCTGACGGTCACCGACCGGACCACGGGATCCGAGGGCTGA
- a CDS encoding 4,5-dihydroxyphthalate decarboxylase, which translates to MADPITISLGCMLYDHTEALLGGGVDVAGVELRAEPSHDVADLFRRVVERRGPDVAELGFTFLLRSMDLDDPPLVGIPVFMMRKFQHSVIYVNEASGITAPADLAGATIGEFAVYGHDMGIWPKGILADEHGFAPERSRWLIGGTDEPMAPMDFVPQRHPDSVDVRHIGGGAALGPMLEEGRIDALISAVPPAAVLRGDRGVRRLFADADEREADYHRRTGIFPIMHVVVVRRDLLDANPGLATALYRAFGESKAVAEQAYRAGRTAEPSAPWHFAQLLDRRGVLVDDGRHEHGIAANRAAIDTFLRYHHEQGLSDRRLRCEDVFAAELLDT; encoded by the coding sequence ATGGCCGACCCGATCACGATCTCGTTGGGCTGCATGCTCTACGACCACACCGAAGCCCTGCTCGGGGGCGGAGTGGACGTAGCGGGCGTCGAGCTGCGCGCCGAGCCGAGCCACGACGTCGCGGACCTGTTCAGACGGGTGGTCGAGCGGCGAGGACCCGATGTCGCGGAGCTGGGTTTCACGTTCCTGCTGCGCAGCATGGACCTCGACGACCCGCCGCTCGTGGGGATCCCGGTGTTCATGATGAGGAAGTTCCAGCACTCGGTGATCTACGTCAACGAGGCGAGCGGCATCACCGCACCCGCCGACCTCGCGGGCGCGACCATCGGGGAGTTCGCGGTGTACGGCCACGACATGGGGATCTGGCCGAAGGGCATCCTGGCCGACGAGCACGGCTTCGCGCCGGAACGCAGCCGCTGGTTGATCGGGGGGACGGACGAACCCATGGCGCCCATGGACTTCGTCCCCCAGCGCCACCCCGACTCCGTCGACGTGCGGCACATCGGCGGCGGCGCCGCGCTCGGCCCGATGCTCGAGGAGGGGAGGATCGACGCGCTCATCTCGGCGGTCCCGCCTGCCGCGGTGCTCCGGGGGGATCGGGGTGTGCGGCGCCTGTTCGCGGACGCGGACGAGCGGGAAGCCGACTACCACCGGCGCACGGGGATCTTCCCCATCATGCACGTCGTGGTGGTCCGCAGGGATCTCCTCGACGCCAACCCCGGCCTGGCGACAGCCCTCTACCGGGCGTTCGGCGAGTCCAAGGCCGTCGCCGAGCAGGCGTACCGCGCGGGCCGGACCGCCGAGCCGTCCGCCCCGTGGCACTTCGCCCAGCTCCTCGACCGCCGCGGCGTGCTCGTCGACGACGGCCGCCACGAGCACGGGATCGCCGCCAACCGCGCCGCGATCGACACCTTCCTGCGCTACCACCACGAACAGGGGCTCTCGGACCGTCGACTCCGCTGCGAGGACGTCTTCGCCGCCGAACTCCTCGACACCTGA
- a CDS encoding DoxX family protein, translated as MDIAYWVVGGLLALFYAYGGVVKVIRSRDQLRPMMAWVDRMPLPAVRAIGVVELLGALGLVLPPLTGVAPWLALVAAIGFVLLQIGAIPTHLTGGDRRIALNVVLVLAAAVTAWLATTWL; from the coding sequence ATGGACATCGCTTACTGGGTCGTCGGCGGTCTGCTCGCCCTCTTCTACGCCTACGGGGGCGTGGTGAAGGTGATCAGGAGCCGCGACCAGCTCCGGCCCATGATGGCCTGGGTGGACCGGATGCCGCTGCCCGCCGTCAGGGCGATCGGGGTGGTCGAACTGCTCGGCGCGCTCGGGCTGGTCCTGCCGCCGCTGACCGGCGTCGCGCCCTGGCTCGCCCTGGTCGCGGCCATCGGCTTCGTGCTCCTGCAGATCGGCGCGATCCCGACCCACCTGACCGGTGGGGACCGCCGGATCGCCCTCAACGTCGTGCTCGTCCTCGCCGCGGCCGTGACCGCGTGGCTGGCCACCACCTGGCTGTGA
- a CDS encoding cupin domain-containing protein, whose product MADEVGNSSEPTVSVVGPGDGETIVLGTTRLRVLEDGSNTGHRLGIAESVLAPHTPGPPQHRHAQHDEGFYVISGAVRFTVGDDDYDAPAGTLVMVPPGAPHTFANVTDEPAVMLSTFTPDLYVQYFRDLRDMIAGGQAMTPQANIQVMSRYGTEPV is encoded by the coding sequence ATGGCTGACGAAGTGGGCAACAGCAGTGAACCGACCGTGTCGGTGGTCGGTCCGGGTGACGGCGAGACGATCGTCCTGGGCACCACGCGACTGCGCGTCCTCGAGGACGGGAGCAACACCGGGCACCGGCTCGGGATCGCCGAGTCCGTGCTCGCCCCGCACACTCCCGGACCGCCGCAGCACCGCCACGCCCAGCACGACGAGGGTTTCTACGTCATCTCCGGCGCGGTGCGGTTCACCGTCGGGGACGACGACTACGACGCGCCCGCCGGCACGCTCGTGATGGTCCCGCCCGGCGCCCCGCACACCTTCGCCAACGTGACCGACGAGCCCGCCGTCATGCTCAGCACCTTCACGCCCGACCTGTACGTGCAGTACTTCCGCGACCTGCGGGACATGATCGCGGGCGGCCAGGCGATGACCCCGCAGGCGAACATCCAGGTGATGAGCCGCTACGGCACCGAGCCCGTCTGA
- a CDS encoding LysR family transcriptional regulator, with protein MELRELRYFVTVAEELHFGRAAVRLHMSQPPLSRAIQRLEAELGAPLFTRSAAGVALTPVGAVLLDESRALLGQAERARARVAAAAGTATITVGILGDSTDQDATMLAAAYRRKHPGVDVRVRDTDLTDPTCGLRAGSVDVALTRAPFDETALAVRELRADPVGAVLRADDPLARRAHLELADLAGRRWFQFPHGTDPIWQAYWNGGAPREGPVVRVVQECLQAVLWNGTVGIAPLGHDQPDHLSVVPLTDMAPSRVVAAWNEGDTNPLIRSFVQIATAVYRSTAISAKGASSAFAAGT; from the coding sequence GTGGAGCTACGCGAGCTGCGCTACTTCGTGACGGTCGCCGAGGAACTCCACTTCGGCAGGGCCGCCGTCCGGCTGCACATGAGCCAGCCGCCGTTGAGCCGGGCGATCCAGCGGCTGGAGGCCGAACTCGGCGCCCCGCTGTTCACCCGGTCCGCCGCGGGCGTCGCGCTCACCCCGGTCGGGGCCGTCCTGCTCGACGAGTCGCGGGCGCTGCTCGGCCAGGCCGAACGGGCGCGGGCGCGCGTGGCCGCGGCGGCGGGCACCGCGACCATCACCGTCGGCATCCTCGGCGACAGCACCGACCAGGACGCCACCATGCTGGCCGCCGCCTACCGCCGGAAGCACCCCGGCGTCGACGTCCGCGTCCGCGACACCGACCTGACCGATCCGACCTGCGGGCTGCGTGCCGGATCGGTCGACGTCGCCCTGACCCGTGCGCCGTTCGACGAGACCGCGCTGGCGGTGCGGGAGCTGCGGGCCGACCCGGTCGGCGCCGTGCTGCGCGCCGACGACCCGCTGGCCCGCCGCGCCCACCTGGAGCTGGCCGATCTGGCCGGCCGCCGCTGGTTCCAGTTCCCGCACGGCACCGATCCGATCTGGCAGGCGTACTGGAACGGCGGCGCGCCGCGCGAGGGCCCGGTGGTGCGCGTCGTCCAGGAGTGCCTCCAGGCGGTCCTGTGGAACGGCACGGTCGGAATCGCCCCGCTCGGCCACGACCAGCCCGACCACCTGTCCGTGGTGCCGCTGACCGACATGGCGCCGAGCCGCGTGGTGGCGGCGTGGAACGAGGGCGACACCAACCCGCTGATCCGGTCCTTCGTCCAGATCGCCACGGCCGTCTACCGCTCCACCGCGATCTCCGCCAAGGGCGCCTCCAGCGCGTTCGCGGCCGGGACGTGA
- a CDS encoding alkene reductase has product MTSLFDRLPLGDLVLPNRVVMAPMTRVRAAAGGLATPSMAAYYAQRASAGLIVTEGVQPSLIGQSNPGTPGLHTDEQTESWRQVTEAVHVNGGRLFAQVMHGGRVSHPDTTGFQPVGPSAVAASGTVFTPTGPAPAPVPRALATSEVPEHAASYGQAALRAVEAGFDGVELHGANGYLITQFLSSSANVRTDTYGGSITNRIRFAVEAVEATVEAVGARRTGIRLSPGSGIWGAEETEVPELYTALLTALAEFDLAYVHLEATTDEDVLLGLRKTWPGTLIVNPVHPASPNQTDQAAADHWLAMGADLISFGRAYIANPDLVERLRQGLPIAPHDQDTWYTGADQGYLTYPTYRHAG; this is encoded by the coding sequence ATGACCAGCCTTTTCGACCGTCTCCCCCTCGGTGACCTCGTGCTGCCGAACCGCGTCGTGATGGCCCCCATGACCAGGGTCCGCGCGGCGGCGGGTGGGCTGGCCACCCCGTCCATGGCCGCTTACTACGCCCAGCGGGCCAGTGCCGGGCTCATCGTCACCGAGGGCGTGCAGCCCAGCCTGATCGGCCAGTCCAACCCCGGCACCCCCGGCCTGCACACCGACGAGCAGACCGAGTCCTGGCGGCAGGTCACCGAGGCCGTGCACGTCAACGGCGGTCGCCTCTTCGCCCAGGTCATGCACGGCGGCCGGGTCTCGCACCCGGACACGACCGGGTTCCAGCCGGTCGGGCCCTCGGCGGTCGCCGCCAGCGGCACGGTGTTCACGCCGACCGGTCCCGCGCCCGCGCCGGTGCCCCGCGCGCTGGCGACCTCCGAGGTCCCCGAGCACGCAGCCTCCTACGGGCAGGCCGCGCTCCGGGCGGTCGAGGCGGGCTTCGACGGGGTCGAGCTGCACGGGGCGAACGGCTACCTGATCACGCAGTTCCTCTCCAGCAGCGCCAACGTGCGCACCGACACCTACGGCGGGTCGATCACCAACCGGATCCGGTTCGCCGTGGAAGCGGTGGAAGCCACCGTCGAGGCCGTGGGCGCCCGGCGCACCGGCATCCGGCTCTCCCCCGGCTCGGGGATCTGGGGCGCGGAGGAGACCGAGGTCCCCGAGCTCTACACGGCGCTGCTGACCGCGCTCGCGGAGTTCGACCTGGCCTACGTGCACCTGGAGGCCACCACCGACGAGGACGTGCTGCTCGGCCTGCGCAAGACCTGGCCCGGCACGCTCATCGTCAACCCCGTGCACCCGGCCTCGCCGAACCAGACCGACCAGGCCGCCGCCGACCACTGGCTCGCGATGGGCGCGGACCTCATCAGCTTCGGCCGCGCCTACATCGCCAACCCCGACCTGGTCGAACGGCTGCGCCAAGGCCTGCCGATCGCGCCGCACGACCAGGACACCTGGTACACCGGCGCCGACCAGGGCTACCTCACCTACCCGACGTACCGGCACGCGGGCTGA
- a CDS encoding helix-turn-helix transcriptional regulator, producing MTRTVDTTQELAAFLRARRERLDPNDLGLPARRRSRRTPGLRREEVAELAGVSVDYVVRLEQARGLRPSADVVGALAEALRLTPDERTYLFNLAQQRPPNEDKPATTAAPPLARLVADLSPLPAMLMNHRSDILAWNDEMAKLLLDFGGLPPSQRNSIRLCLLHPVTRELYVDREQVVREGVAHLRAAWAAHPEDQELNDLIAELSAGVEEFARLWDRQDVKVKGRGRKAMRHPEAGLIAVDFEVLTPLQDPDQVLAIYRAADEESRSALERLWAAAAVPVEEFPDPHM from the coding sequence ATGACCCGCACCGTGGACACGACGCAGGAGCTGGCCGCGTTCCTGCGGGCCCGGCGCGAACGGCTGGACCCGAACGACCTCGGTCTGCCCGCGCGGCGGCGGTCCCGGCGGACACCGGGACTGCGCCGGGAAGAGGTCGCCGAACTGGCCGGGGTCAGCGTCGACTACGTCGTGCGGCTGGAACAGGCCCGCGGGCTGCGGCCCTCGGCGGACGTGGTCGGGGCGCTGGCCGAGGCGCTGCGCCTGACCCCCGACGAACGCACCTACCTCTTCAACCTGGCCCAGCAGCGCCCGCCCAACGAGGACAAGCCCGCCACCACCGCGGCACCGCCACTGGCCCGGCTGGTCGCCGACCTGTCGCCGCTGCCCGCCATGCTGATGAACCACCGCTCCGACATCCTGGCCTGGAACGACGAGATGGCGAAGCTGCTGCTGGACTTCGGGGGTCTGCCGCCGTCGCAGCGCAACTCGATCCGGCTCTGCCTGCTGCACCCGGTGACCCGCGAGCTCTACGTCGACCGCGAACAGGTGGTCCGGGAGGGTGTCGCCCACCTACGCGCGGCCTGGGCGGCGCATCCCGAGGACCAGGAGTTGAACGACCTCATCGCCGAACTCAGCGCGGGGGTCGAGGAGTTCGCGCGGCTGTGGGACAGGCAGGACGTCAAGGTGAAGGGCCGGGGGCGGAAGGCGATGAGGCACCCGGAGGCCGGCCTGATCGCGGTGGACTTCGAGGTGCTCACCCCGCTCCAGGACCCGGACCAGGTGCTGGCGATCTACCGCGCGGCGGACGAGGAGAGCCGGTCGGCGCTGGAGCGGTTGTGGGCGGCCGCGGCGGTCCCCGTCGAGGAATTCCCCGATCCGCACATGTGA
- a CDS encoding aldo/keto reductase: MPLTLDTYRPLGRSGLRVSPLALGTATFGTEWGWGAEEDEARKLFDTYVERGGNFLDTANTYTGGSSERLLGEFARDNREGLVLATKYTTLRTPGDPNSSGGGRKSLLASVESSLRQLGTDYIDLLHLHVWDFTTPVEEVLRGMDDLVRQGKVLHVAMSNVPAWEISRMQTIADLRGWSPLIALQIEYNLVDRTAERDLIPMAREMGLGVTPYSPLAGGLLTGKYGRADLTGSGTDSAESTRKSFNAGRGLITERNLAIADVVREVAAELGRTPAQVGLAWTLCNPAVVAPIIGARTPAQLEDNLGALEVEFTADHLARLDEVSAIELGTPHDVLSGDHLRAIMRGDMKFEARR; the protein is encoded by the coding sequence ATGCCCCTCACCCTCGACACCTACCGGCCGCTGGGCCGCTCGGGACTGCGGGTCTCACCGCTGGCGCTGGGCACGGCCACCTTCGGCACCGAGTGGGGCTGGGGCGCCGAGGAGGACGAGGCGCGCAAGCTGTTCGACACCTACGTCGAGCGCGGCGGCAACTTCCTGGACACCGCCAACACCTACACCGGCGGCAGCTCCGAGCGCCTGCTGGGCGAGTTCGCCCGCGACAACCGCGAGGGCTTGGTGCTGGCGACGAAGTACACGACGCTGCGCACGCCCGGCGACCCGAACTCCAGCGGCGGCGGCCGCAAGAGCCTCCTCGCTTCGGTGGAAAGCAGTCTGCGGCAGCTGGGCACGGACTACATCGACCTGCTCCACCTGCACGTGTGGGACTTCACGACACCGGTCGAGGAGGTCCTGCGCGGCATGGACGACCTGGTCCGGCAGGGCAAGGTCCTGCACGTGGCGATGTCCAACGTGCCCGCCTGGGAGATCTCGCGCATGCAGACCATCGCCGACCTGCGCGGGTGGTCGCCGCTGATCGCGCTGCAGATCGAGTACAACCTCGTCGACCGGACCGCGGAACGCGACCTGATCCCCATGGCGCGGGAGATGGGGTTGGGCGTGACCCCGTACTCACCGCTGGCGGGCGGGCTGCTCACCGGCAAGTACGGCCGCGCCGACCTGACCGGGTCGGGCACCGACTCCGCCGAGAGCACCCGGAAGAGCTTCAACGCGGGCCGGGGCCTGATCACCGAGCGCAACCTGGCCATCGCGGACGTCGTGCGGGAGGTCGCCGCGGAGCTGGGCCGCACCCCGGCCCAGGTCGGGCTCGCCTGGACCCTGTGCAACCCCGCTGTGGTGGCGCCGATCATCGGCGCGCGCACCCCGGCGCAGCTGGAGGACAACCTGGGCGCCCTGGAGGTCGAGTTCACCGCGGACCACCTGGCCCGCCTCGACGAGGTCAGCGCGATCGAACTCGGCACCCCGCACGACGTCCTCTCGGGCGACCACCTCCGCGCGATCATGCGGGGTGACATGAAGTTCGAAGCCCGCCGCTGA
- a CDS encoding serine/threonine-protein kinase: protein MQQQQVIANRYALLVELGRGAMGVVWRAQDQLLGRAVALKELHPPQGIAAEEVAVLEERMLREARTAGRLNHPAVVTVYDIVRENGRVYLAMELVDALDLATLVRRQGPRDSEWMAHVALQVLGALETAHQAGIVHRDVKPSNIMVRPDGAVKLTDFGIAQAMDDPRLTHNGGIVGSPAYMSPDRLSGWEASPASDLWALGVTMAHVVEGISPFERTSTASTLYAVMNESPVLRRASPALADVIRGLLTVDPARRLTAPQARHMLTAIAQGAAPVPLPRNGKKKNTALVAAAVVLGVVMLAGVAFAGYQALKPKDVTAGDGDAGTSQSQEDSGEWTDPASLPVGAPLPSRRIAVFGRGGDVPEWNLSGTQCAKDFLMQGSPVRTSEPCEGPHGIQLFAAATPLWDKPKDTAYPGAQWLADFTQNYCTEQFKVVEPKAKDALGFTGLVPTQKEWEAYGDAAAPGRQEILCVLWKRDRSPLTGSLVG from the coding sequence GTGCAGCAACAGCAAGTCATCGCCAACCGCTACGCACTGCTCGTCGAACTCGGCCGCGGTGCGATGGGCGTCGTGTGGCGTGCTCAGGACCAGCTGCTCGGCCGGGCGGTCGCGCTCAAGGAGCTGCACCCGCCGCAGGGCATCGCCGCCGAGGAGGTCGCCGTGCTGGAGGAGCGCATGCTCCGGGAGGCGCGGACGGCCGGCAGGCTGAACCACCCCGCGGTGGTGACCGTCTACGACATCGTCCGGGAGAACGGGCGCGTCTACCTGGCGATGGAACTGGTCGACGCGCTCGACCTCGCCACCCTCGTGCGGCGGCAGGGACCGCGCGACTCGGAGTGGATGGCGCATGTCGCGTTGCAGGTGCTGGGGGCGCTGGAGACCGCGCACCAGGCCGGCATCGTGCACAGGGACGTCAAGCCCAGCAACATCATGGTGCGCCCGGACGGCGCCGTGAAGCTCACCGACTTCGGCATCGCCCAGGCGATGGACGATCCGCGGCTCACCCACAACGGCGGCATCGTCGGGTCGCCCGCGTACATGTCGCCGGACCGGCTCAGCGGCTGGGAAGCCTCGCCCGCCTCGGACCTGTGGGCGCTCGGCGTCACGATGGCGCACGTGGTCGAGGGCATCAGCCCGTTCGAACGCACCTCCACCGCCTCGACCCTGTACGCGGTCATGAACGAGTCGCCGGTGCTGCGCCGGGCCTCGCCCGCGCTCGCCGACGTGATCCGCGGCTTGCTGACCGTGGACCCGGCGCGCCGCCTGACCGCTCCCCAAGCGCGTCACATGCTCACCGCGATCGCCCAGGGCGCCGCGCCCGTTCCGTTGCCGCGCAACGGCAAGAAGAAGAACACGGCGCTCGTCGCCGCGGCGGTCGTGCTGGGCGTCGTGATGCTCGCGGGTGTCGCGTTCGCCGGCTACCAGGCGCTCAAGCCCAAGGACGTCACGGCCGGCGACGGGGACGCGGGCACAAGCCAGAGCCAGGAGGACTCCGGCGAGTGGACCGACCCCGCGTCCCTGCCGGTCGGTGCGCCCCTGCCGTCGCGGCGGATCGCCGTGTTCGGCCGCGGCGGCGACGTGCCGGAGTGGAACCTCTCGGGCACCCAGTGCGCCAAGGACTTCCTCATGCAGGGCTCGCCGGTGCGGACGAGCGAGCCGTGCGAGGGCCCGCACGGCATCCAGCTCTTCGCCGCGGCGACCCCGTTGTGGGACAAGCCGAAGGACACCGCTTACCCCGGCGCGCAGTGGCTCGCCGACTTCACGCAGAACTACTGCACCGAGCAGTTCAAGGTCGTCGAGCCCAAGGCGAAGGACGCTCTCGGCTTCACCGGCCTCGTGCCCACCCAGAAGGAATGGGAGGCCTACGGCGACGCCGCCGCGCCCGGTCGCCAGGAAATCCTGTGCGTGCTGTGGAAGCGTGACCGGTCTCCGTTGACGGGGTCGCTCGTCGGCTAG